One region of Phycisphaerales bacterium genomic DNA includes:
- a CDS encoding erythromycin esterase family protein: MVALGGTAWDVVGAVKRELVELDGEHDLGPIPEWIGNARIVLMGEATHGTQEFYAYRAALSKHLITRHGFNAFAVEADWPDAYRVNRFIRGASSDQHAIDALGDFRRFPMWMWRNDQVLDLIGWLREHNDELPPQRRVGFYGLDLYSLHASMNAVVRYLESIDPDAAKRARQRYACFDQFGEEPSNYGRGTLFGAGEKCDQEVVAQLMELREDAAKLIHRDGPAAEDELFFAQQNALVAANAERYYRVMFSGRVSSWNLRDQHMAQTLDALVSHLSRRGERAKVIVWAHNSHLGDARATEMGEDGELNLGQLARQRYGDQCFALGFSTYDGTVTAAHEWDGPHLRRHVRPGLPGSYEDAFHQTGTRHFALRLQGDESRAELRHRLLQRAIGVIYKPETERRSHYFHAVLADQFDAVVHLDHTRALEPLDQVSEWEHAEAETYPTGL; encoded by the coding sequence ATGGTCGCACTCGGAGGAACGGCATGGGACGTGGTAGGCGCAGTCAAGCGCGAGCTGGTCGAGCTCGATGGCGAGCACGACCTTGGCCCTATCCCGGAGTGGATCGGCAATGCCCGCATCGTCCTCATGGGCGAGGCAACGCACGGCACGCAGGAGTTCTACGCGTACAGGGCCGCGCTCTCGAAGCACCTGATCACGCGCCACGGGTTCAACGCCTTCGCGGTCGAGGCGGACTGGCCGGACGCGTACCGCGTCAACCGTTTTATCCGCGGCGCCAGCAGCGATCAGCATGCGATCGATGCTCTGGGCGACTTCAGGCGGTTCCCGATGTGGATGTGGCGCAACGACCAGGTGCTCGACCTGATCGGCTGGCTCCGCGAGCACAACGATGAACTGCCGCCGCAGCGGCGCGTCGGCTTCTACGGCCTGGACCTCTACAGCCTGCACGCCTCCATGAACGCGGTAGTGCGGTACCTCGAGTCGATCGACCCTGACGCGGCCAAACGTGCCCGCCAGCGGTACGCCTGCTTCGACCAGTTTGGCGAGGAGCCCTCCAACTACGGGCGCGGCACGCTCTTCGGGGCGGGCGAGAAGTGCGACCAGGAGGTCGTGGCGCAGCTGATGGAGCTCCGCGAAGACGCGGCGAAGCTGATCCATAGGGACGGCCCGGCCGCGGAGGATGAGCTGTTCTTCGCCCAGCAGAACGCCCTCGTCGCCGCCAACGCCGAGCGGTACTACCGCGTCATGTTCTCGGGGCGTGTGTCTTCCTGGAACCTGCGCGATCAGCACATGGCGCAAACCCTCGACGCGCTCGTCTCCCACCTCTCCCGGCGCGGCGAGCGGGCCAAGGTCATCGTATGGGCGCACAACTCGCACCTCGGCGACGCCCGCGCGACCGAGATGGGTGAGGACGGCGAGCTCAACCTCGGCCAGCTTGCACGTCAGCGGTACGGCGATCAGTGCTTCGCCTTGGGCTTCAGCACGTACGACGGCACGGTCACCGCCGCGCACGAGTGGGACGGACCGCACCTCCGCAGGCACGTGCGGCCCGGGCTGCCGGGCAGCTATGAGGACGCGTTCCATCAAACCGGCACGCGTCACTTCGCGCTGCGGCTCCAGGGCGATGAGTCCCGCGCCGAGCTCCGCCATCGTCTGCTGCAGCGCGCCATCGGCGTCATCTATAAGCCCGAGACCGAGCGTCGCAGCCACTACTTCCACGCCGTGCTCGCCGACCAGTTCGACGCGGTGGTGCACCTGGACCACACGCGGGCGCTCGAGCCCCTGGATCAGGTCAGCGAGTGGGAGCACGCCGAGGCCGAGACCTACCCCACCGGCCTGTAA